Proteins from one Piliocolobus tephrosceles isolate RC106 unplaced genomic scaffold, ASM277652v3 unscaffolded_19336, whole genome shotgun sequence genomic window:
- the PLP2 gene encoding proteolipid protein 2: protein MADSERLSAPGCWAACTNFSRTRKGILLFAEIILCLVILICFSASTPGYSSLSVIEMILAAIFFVVYMCDLHTKIPFINWPWSDFFRTLIAAILYLITSIVVLVERGNHSKIVAGVLGLIATCLFGYDAYVTFPFRQPRHTAAPTDPADGPV from the exons ATGGCGGATTCTGAGCGCCTCTCGGCCCCTGGCTGCTGGGCCGCCTGCACCAACTTCTCGCGCACCCGAAAGGGAATCCTCCTGTTTGCTGAGATT ATATTATGCCTGGTGATCCTGATCTGCTTCAGTGCCTCCACACCAGGCTACTCCTCCTTGTCGGTGATTGAGATGATCCTTGCTGCTATTTTCTTTGTTGTCTACATGTGTGACCTGCACACCAAGATACCATTCATCAACTGGCCTTGGAGT GATTTCTTCCGAACCCTCATAGCGGCAATCCTCTACCTGATCACCTCCATTGTTGTCCTTGTTGAGAGAGGAAACCACTCCAAAATCGTCGCAGGG GTACTGGGCCTAATCGCTACGTGCCTCTTTGGCTATGATGCCTATGTCACCTTCCCCTTTCGGCAGCCAAGACATACAGCAGCCCCCACTg ACCCCGCAGATGGCCCGGTGTAG